One window from the genome of Spirosoma rhododendri encodes:
- a CDS encoding BamA/TamA family outer membrane protein, with protein MAATATFRFRRDLTRLRADTSLRSRPSQVTLGAAYTQNKQLLFYVPFQLFYDRDTYYVNGEVGYYRYSYYFFGVGQREVPRELYAVNFPRIRVNAFRRIAPTLPVGKLYAGVRYQYEDYQVTSVEPDGLLATGEVPGGLGSRLSGAGLGLFYDSRDQLFFPSKGIVADVAYLNQTSLLGSTVRFDRYTADVSSYHTLNRHLILTMNYFASFTAGIAPFNAMSLLGGTKRMRGYYEGRFRDQNAALLQSELRFDIYKRLGGVVFGAAGILGDAQTVLRPNDPKFAYGAGLRFTLNRLDHLNIRLDYGFGQQSSGFYLTIGEAF; from the coding sequence GTGGCGGCTACGGCTACGTTCCGGTTTCGGCGCGATCTGACCCGGCTCCGGGCCGACACGAGCCTGAGAAGCCGCCCGTCGCAGGTAACGCTGGGGGCGGCTTACACGCAGAATAAGCAACTGCTGTTTTACGTGCCGTTTCAGCTTTTCTACGACCGCGACACCTATTACGTCAACGGCGAAGTGGGCTACTATCGGTACAGCTATTACTTCTTTGGCGTTGGGCAGCGCGAGGTGCCGCGCGAACTGTATGCCGTCAATTTTCCCCGCATTAGGGTCAACGCGTTCCGGCGCATTGCACCGACGCTGCCCGTCGGGAAACTCTACGCGGGCGTCCGGTATCAGTACGAAGACTATCAGGTGACGAGCGTTGAACCAGATGGATTACTGGCGACGGGCGAGGTGCCGGGTGGGCTGGGAAGCCGGTTGTCAGGCGCAGGACTGGGGCTGTTCTACGACTCGCGCGATCAGCTTTTCTTCCCGTCGAAAGGTATTGTGGCCGATGTGGCGTACCTGAATCAGACCAGTTTGTTGGGGAGCACCGTCCGCTTCGACCGCTACACTGCCGACGTATCGTCGTACCATACGCTGAATCGGCATCTGATTCTGACTATGAATTATTTCGCCAGTTTTACGGCGGGAATTGCGCCGTTCAACGCGATGTCGCTGCTGGGTGGAACGAAGCGAATGCGGGGCTACTACGAAGGTCGGTTCCGCGATCAGAACGCGGCCCTGCTGCAAAGTGAACTGCGTTTCGATATTTACAAACGACTTGGTGGGGTAGTATTCGGTGCGGCCGGTATCCTGGGCGACGCGCAAACCGTGCTCCGCCCAAACGACCCGAAATTTGCTTATGGCGCAGGCTTACGGTTTACGCTCAACCGGCTCGACCACCTCAACATCCGGCTCGACTACGG
- a CDS encoding DUF547 domain-containing protein, whose product MSKIPFFTTTLLSLFCLLAVAFTTPVADGVDHSAFDKLLKKHVNAKGLVDYKGFKADEKTFDQYLNMLSANAPKSSWSKQEQMAYWINAYNAYTIKLILNHYPVESIKDIGSKIKIPFVTTPWAAKFFTIGGEKMSLDNIEHGTLRKKYDDPRIHFALVCASISCPRLRNEAYTASKLDAQLNDQGKDFLNNPAKNKITKDAAQLSKYFDWYKGDWNDNGQTVVKWVDKYSDTKITDDTKISYLDYNWKLNEQ is encoded by the coding sequence ATGAGCAAGATACCATTCTTTACAACAACCCTTCTGAGCCTGTTCTGCCTGCTGGCAGTAGCCTTTACCACACCCGTTGCCGATGGCGTCGACCATAGTGCGTTTGATAAGCTGCTGAAGAAACACGTCAACGCCAAAGGTCTGGTCGATTACAAGGGTTTCAAAGCCGACGAAAAAACGTTCGATCAGTACCTCAATATGCTGAGTGCCAACGCCCCTAAATCGTCGTGGAGCAAGCAGGAGCAGATGGCCTACTGGATCAACGCCTACAACGCCTATACGATTAAGCTGATTCTGAATCACTACCCCGTAGAGAGCATCAAAGACATTGGCTCGAAGATCAAGATTCCGTTTGTGACTACCCCCTGGGCGGCTAAGTTCTTCACCATCGGTGGCGAAAAAATGAGCCTCGACAACATCGAACACGGCACGCTTCGCAAGAAATATGACGATCCGCGCATTCACTTCGCGCTGGTCTGTGCGTCGATTTCCTGCCCACGCCTGCGCAACGAAGCCTACACCGCCAGCAAACTCGATGCCCAGCTTAACGATCAGGGAAAAGACTTCCTGAACAACCCCGCCAAGAACAAGATCACGAAAGATGCTGCCCAACTATCGAAATACTTCGATTGGTACAAAGGCGACTGGAACGACAACGGGCAAACGGTCGTGAAGTGGGTCGACAAATATTCGGACACCAAAATCACCGACGACACGAAAATCTCGTACCTCGATTACAACTGGAAGCTCAACGAGCAGTAG
- a CDS encoding NAD(P)/FAD-dependent oxidoreductase, producing the protein MKQLVIIGNGIAGITAARHVRQQDDQVRITVISAESDHFYSRTALMYIYMGHMTYAHTKPYEDFFWAKNRIDLMRGYVERVDTAGKQVQLADGKTLPYDALVIATGSVPTTVDWPGLNAKGVQGFYGLPDLASMEQYTQGIDRAVVVGGGLIGIELAEMLHSRHIAVTMLVRDQTYWGSTLPAEEGRILEQHIRDHGIDLRLATELREIQADESGRVRAVVTTDGQEIPCQFVGLGIGVTPNVGFLRGSGIELGKGVLVNEYFETSIPDVYAIGDCNEFRDPIIGTDGAPRKTIEQIWYTGRMHGETLAQTLCGHRTAYRPGAFFNSAKFLDIEYQTYGTLNAKPTEGEQTHYWEHPNGRQCVRINYRADDGRVVGIHALGLRLRHAVIDRWIQDRRPLDYVLRHFRQADFNPEFSDAYTDALTGNGPVRKSWLRRLFSSP; encoded by the coding sequence ATGAAACAGCTTGTCATTATCGGCAACGGTATCGCCGGGATCACGGCCGCCCGGCACGTCCGGCAGCAGGACGATCAGGTGCGGATTACGGTTATTTCGGCGGAATCGGATCATTTCTATTCGCGGACGGCTCTGATGTACATTTACATGGGCCACATGACCTACGCGCATACCAAGCCGTATGAAGACTTTTTCTGGGCGAAAAACCGCATCGACCTCATGCGCGGCTACGTCGAGCGGGTTGATACGGCGGGGAAGCAGGTGCAACTGGCCGATGGCAAAACATTGCCTTATGATGCGCTGGTGATCGCGACCGGCTCCGTCCCGACAACGGTCGACTGGCCGGGGCTGAACGCGAAAGGGGTGCAGGGCTTCTACGGCCTGCCCGATCTGGCGAGTATGGAACAGTACACGCAGGGCATCGACAGGGCGGTGGTCGTGGGTGGCGGTTTGATCGGTATCGAGCTGGCCGAAATGCTCCACAGTCGCCATATCGCCGTGACGATGCTGGTGCGCGACCAAACTTACTGGGGATCGACTTTACCCGCCGAGGAAGGTAGAATTCTCGAACAACACATCCGCGACCACGGCATCGACCTACGGCTGGCTACGGAACTGCGCGAAATTCAGGCCGACGAATCAGGACGGGTGCGGGCAGTAGTCACGACCGATGGACAGGAAATTCCCTGTCAGTTTGTGGGACTGGGCATCGGTGTTACGCCGAACGTCGGCTTTTTGCGTGGGTCGGGTATCGAACTGGGCAAGGGTGTGCTGGTCAACGAATACTTTGAAACCAGCATCCCCGACGTCTACGCCATTGGCGACTGCAACGAGTTCCGCGATCCGATTATCGGTACGGACGGTGCTCCGCGCAAGACTATCGAACAGATCTGGTACACGGGTCGGATGCACGGCGAAACGCTGGCGCAAACGCTTTGCGGCCACCGCACGGCCTACCGACCGGGTGCGTTTTTCAACTCGGCCAAGTTCCTCGACATCGAGTACCAGACCTACGGCACGCTGAACGCCAAACCGACCGAGGGCGAACAGACGCATTACTGGGAGCATCCCAACGGGCGGCAGTGCGTGCGAATCAACTACCGCGCCGACGATGGGCGGGTTGTGGGGATTCACGCACTGGGCCTGCGCCTGCGCCACGCCGTTATCGACCGCTGGATTCAGGACCGTCGACCGCTCGACTACGTGCTACGCCATTTCCGGCAGGCCGATTTTAACCCTGAATTTTCCGACGCCTATACCGACGCGCTCACCGGTAACGGCCCCGTTCGCAAAAGCTGGCTGCGTCGCCTGTTTTCGTCACCTTAA
- a CDS encoding 4Fe-4S binding protein, which produces MQTTGQRAGLFLFLIGFALFVGTLTLSQYRLTDQVLAKTAKKEQLTDLRTATAPILGKLYGSSFGFVGDLKAAVGQLNSGYQQAKQYDKQIGSDFIFQTTKAASTGFFPAHSQWFFWASLLLCVGGALLYFLPERRTLPGIKNNGVFHNPATNRGWIGIIVGTFLIGFYVVLYFYPEYLTNWTLLFDPLSRLVNGGPASQWFVYGSLYTLAILVMGVRMLVKYRGNPYQQIRTVSVMFFQLAFAFLIPELMALFNQPAQDLKNMWPLDYSFYFDYRIDEKIKAGTFGLFLLVWGTALWLVGVPILTYFFGKRWYCSWVCGCGGLAETLGDPYRQLSDKRLVAWKFERVIVHSVLAFAVVMTALVLYTYATGQSSLFGILDSYSLRSTYGFAIGSVFAGVVGTGFYPLMGNRVWCRFGCPLAAYLGLVQRFKSRFRITTNGGQCISCGNCSTYCEMGIDVRWYAQRGQDIVRSSCVGCGICSSVCPRGVLNLENADETSRLTSPNPILLGNNSIHVQP; this is translated from the coding sequence ATGCAAACCACCGGGCAACGCGCGGGCTTGTTTTTGTTTCTGATCGGCTTCGCGCTGTTCGTCGGTACGCTGACGCTTAGTCAGTACCGCCTGACCGATCAGGTGCTGGCGAAAACGGCGAAGAAAGAGCAACTGACTGACCTTCGTACCGCTACAGCACCGATACTGGGAAAGCTATACGGCTCGTCGTTTGGGTTCGTCGGTGATCTAAAAGCGGCCGTCGGGCAGTTGAACAGTGGCTATCAGCAGGCGAAGCAGTACGACAAACAGATTGGCAGCGACTTTATTTTTCAGACGACGAAAGCCGCCAGCACAGGCTTTTTCCCAGCCCATAGCCAGTGGTTTTTCTGGGCGAGTCTGCTGCTGTGCGTCGGCGGGGCTCTGCTGTATTTTCTGCCGGAACGACGCACACTGCCGGGCATTAAAAACAACGGCGTCTTCCACAACCCGGCCACGAATCGGGGCTGGATCGGCATTATCGTCGGTACGTTCTTGATCGGCTTTTACGTCGTACTGTATTTCTACCCCGAATACCTGACCAACTGGACGCTGCTGTTCGACCCGCTGAGTCGGCTGGTCAACGGTGGTCCGGCGAGCCAATGGTTTGTGTACGGGTCGCTGTACACGCTGGCGATTCTGGTGATGGGCGTGCGGATGCTGGTAAAGTACCGGGGCAACCCCTACCAGCAAATCCGCACGGTGTCGGTGATGTTTTTCCAGCTCGCCTTCGCCTTCCTCATCCCCGAACTGATGGCCCTGTTCAACCAGCCCGCGCAGGACTTAAAAAATATGTGGCCACTCGACTACAGCTTTTACTTCGACTACCGCATCGACGAGAAAATCAAGGCCGGAACGTTCGGGCTATTTCTGCTCGTCTGGGGTACGGCACTCTGGCTGGTTGGCGTACCAATTCTGACGTACTTTTTCGGCAAACGCTGGTACTGCTCGTGGGTATGCGGCTGCGGTGGACTGGCCGAAACCCTCGGCGATCCCTACCGCCAACTGTCCGACAAACGACTGGTAGCGTGGAAGTTCGAGCGGGTCATCGTGCATTCGGTGCTGGCTTTCGCTGTCGTCATGACCGCGCTGGTGCTCTACACCTACGCCACCGGCCAATCCAGCCTGTTCGGTATTCTGGATTCGTACAGCCTGCGTTCGACCTACGGTTTTGCCATCGGGTCGGTCTTCGCGGGGGTCGTCGGCACAGGGTTTTATCCGCTCATGGGTAACCGCGTCTGGTGCCGGTTTGGGTGCCCGCTGGCGGCTTATCTGGGGCTGGTGCAGCGGTTCAAATCGCGCTTCCGCATCACCACCAACGGCGGGCAGTGCATCTCGTGCGGCAACTGCTCGACCTACTGCGAAATGGGCATCGACGTGCGGTGGTACGCGCAGCGCGGGCAGGACATCGTGCGGTCGTCGTGCGTGGGTTGCGGCATCTGCTCGTCGGTATGTCCACGCGGGGTGCTCAATCTGGAAAACGCCGACGAAACCAGCCGTCTGACTTCACCTAACCCAATTCTGCTGGGCAACAACAGCATCCACGTTCAGCCATGA
- a CDS encoding DUF6134 family protein encodes MSQFRLPALLTACLFIICLSATAQRVSPDADQTQQYAIEVAGIRVGTMTTTRQAQSNQRVQYTLVSDVKANLLLYKVTIYYKVTNLFERGKLVRSIADVQTNRGNFLTQTLWTGEHYAIDAEQYKWSYKTADPKPITYAITNLFFSEPVGMSSAFAEYFGDYASLSPNGNHTYLARRDGRVNTSTKTGSWYGLSRRTRSRTSLFAESDRAGYRLTSRG; translated from the coding sequence ATGAGTCAGTTTCGCCTTCCCGCCCTTCTGACCGCTTGTCTATTCATAATTTGTCTGTCGGCCACGGCGCAGCGCGTATCGCCGGATGCCGATCAAACGCAGCAATATGCTATTGAAGTCGCCGGTATTCGCGTCGGCACGATGACCACCACCCGGCAGGCGCAAAGCAATCAGCGGGTGCAGTACACGCTTGTCAGTGACGTAAAAGCGAATCTGCTGCTGTACAAAGTGACCATTTATTACAAGGTGACGAACCTATTCGAGCGGGGTAAACTCGTCCGTTCCATCGCCGATGTTCAGACTAACCGGGGCAACTTCCTGACGCAGACACTGTGGACGGGCGAGCACTACGCTATCGACGCGGAGCAGTACAAATGGTCATATAAAACTGCTGACCCAAAACCGATCACTTACGCGATTACGAACCTGTTTTTCAGCGAACCGGTCGGTATGAGCAGCGCCTTTGCTGAATATTTCGGAGACTATGCCAGCCTGTCGCCCAACGGCAACCACACCTATCTGGCCCGGCGCGACGGGCGGGTGAATACGTCTACGAAAACGGGCAGCTGGTACGGATTATCAAGAAGAACCCGATCAAGAACTTCATTATTCGCCGAATCTGACCGCGCTGGCTATCGCTTAACGAGCCGGGGCTGA
- a CDS encoding DedA family protein, with protein sequence MSFQELMLTYGYPILFFGVLLEGEAFLIAGAYLAHRGYFSMPFVIGLAALASVLISQGYFYVGQRYGQQFLTRRPRWRQRFSRVQRLLHDYGAVLVLGFRALYGLRIVIPAAVGASGYSWFQFLLLNVLGGLVWALLIGLAGANLIRLAEPILTDIRHHERMVVGVLAGLGLSWAAYRLYRQPRLVKR encoded by the coding sequence ATGTCGTTTCAGGAGTTGATGCTTACCTATGGCTACCCCATCCTGTTTTTTGGGGTGTTGTTAGAAGGCGAAGCCTTTTTGATTGCCGGTGCTTATCTGGCGCACCGGGGTTACTTTTCCATGCCCTTCGTGATCGGATTAGCGGCTCTGGCGTCGGTGCTGATTAGTCAGGGCTACTTCTACGTCGGGCAGCGCTACGGGCAGCAGTTTCTGACCCGAAGACCGCGCTGGCGGCAGCGATTCAGCCGGGTGCAGCGTCTGTTACACGACTATGGGGCCGTGCTCGTGCTGGGCTTTCGGGCGCTCTACGGACTGCGGATTGTTATTCCGGCGGCTGTGGGTGCGTCGGGTTATTCGTGGTTCCAGTTTTTGTTACTCAACGTACTGGGCGGTTTGGTCTGGGCGCTGCTGATCGGGCTAGCTGGTGCAAATTTGATTCGGCTGGCCGAACCGATCCTTACCGACATTCGGCACCACGAGCGCATGGTGGTTGGTGTACTGGCAGGGTTGGGTCTGTCGTGGGCGGCTTACCGACTGTACCGTCAGCCCCGGCTCGTTAAGCGATAG
- a CDS encoding Gfo/Idh/MocA family protein, with translation MQNRREFIRQTAAGVVGGALVGFSPRSYNRIVGANDLIRVATIGVNSRGDGMGGTFAIQKNTEVGTVCDVDERAIPKAIQTIQKANATAKPKSEKDCRRVLEDKSIDAIYIATPDHWHSPLTIMGCQAGKHVYVEKPLSHNPREGELAVEAARKYKRVVQMGAQRRSAPTLTKGIEELHNGVIGRVYMAKTWYTNKRSSTFVKPGTVPTWLDYDLWQGPAPRQPYQDGLIHYNWHWFWHWGTGEALNNGTHEVDVARWGLGVDFPTRVSSVGGRYEFKDDWQTPDTQLIIMDYPGRVSLLWECRSSNGRKIEDRDRGIIFYGEKGSLDTGGDSYKVYDLDGKLVKDVKSASAESDVQGRNTASPSLGMDSLHVADFLDAIRTDRKPNCDVETGHKSVVAMQLGNIAWRVGHDLHIDPKTGHIQNDREAQKLWSRAYEKGWEPKV, from the coding sequence ATGCAGAACAGACGTGAGTTTATCAGACAAACAGCCGCTGGCGTAGTTGGGGGCGCGTTGGTGGGGTTTAGCCCCCGCAGTTACAACCGCATCGTCGGGGCTAATGACCTGATCCGGGTCGCGACGATCGGTGTCAACAGCCGGGGCGACGGGATGGGTGGCACGTTTGCTATCCAGAAAAACACGGAAGTCGGCACGGTCTGCGACGTCGACGAGCGGGCCATTCCGAAGGCCATTCAGACCATCCAGAAAGCAAACGCGACGGCGAAACCGAAGTCGGAAAAAGACTGCCGCCGGGTGCTGGAAGACAAAAGCATCGACGCCATTTACATCGCTACACCCGACCACTGGCACTCGCCCCTGACGATTATGGGCTGTCAGGCCGGGAAGCACGTGTATGTCGAGAAGCCGCTGAGCCACAACCCGCGCGAGGGTGAACTGGCGGTGGAAGCGGCCCGCAAGTACAAGCGCGTGGTGCAGATGGGCGCGCAACGCCGGTCGGCCCCGACGCTGACGAAGGGCATTGAAGAACTGCACAACGGCGTCATCGGTCGGGTGTACATGGCCAAAACATGGTACACCAACAAACGCTCATCTACGTTCGTCAAACCCGGTACCGTACCCACCTGGCTGGACTACGATCTCTGGCAGGGACCGGCCCCGCGCCAGCCGTATCAGGACGGGCTGATTCATTACAACTGGCACTGGTTCTGGCACTGGGGAACCGGCGAAGCCCTCAACAACGGCACCCACGAAGTCGACGTGGCGCGGTGGGGGCTGGGCGTCGATTTTCCCACGCGGGTTAGCTCAGTAGGCGGTCGGTACGAGTTCAAAGACGACTGGCAAACACCCGATACGCAGCTGATTATCATGGACTATCCGGGTCGGGTGTCGCTGCTGTGGGAGTGCCGCAGTTCCAACGGCCGGAAGATCGAGGACCGCGACCGGGGCATCATTTTCTACGGCGAAAAAGGCAGTCTGGACACGGGTGGCGACAGCTACAAAGTCTATGATCTGGATGGTAAGCTGGTGAAAGATGTCAAGTCAGCATCGGCCGAAAGCGACGTTCAGGGGCGCAACACCGCCAGCCCCAGCCTGGGTATGGACAGCCTGCACGTTGCTGATTTTCTGGATGCCATTCGCACCGACCGCAAGCCCAACTGCGATGTCGAGACGGGGCACAAGAGCGTGGTGGCTATGCAACTCGGCAACATTGCCTGGCGCGTCGGTCATGACCTGCACATCGACCCCAAGACGGGCCACATTCAGAACGACAGGGAAGCCCAGAAACTCTGGAGCCGCGCGTACGAAAAGGGCTGGGAACCAAAGGTGTAA
- a CDS encoding carbohydrate binding family 9 domain-containing protein, whose translation MDLFLRVVVACLLLGQTVGLAQKKNEGYQLRIQRATSPIVVDGTVDEPVWQGADVATNFWMVLPADTSRANVRTEVRMTYDDHAVYLSAVCFYGNVPGPYIVESLRRDWSFGKNDNFIFFVDTFDDQTNGFTFGTNAAGAQWDGLLYEGGKANLSWDNKWTSVVRNYPDRYVLEMAIPFKTLRYKKGITRWGINFSRLDLKTTEKSSWTPIQRQFPTASLALTGVLVWDQPPPQPGPNISLIPYALGGMTRDYQTTAPTSNRFSAGLDAKIALTSSLNLDLTVNPDFSQVDVDQQVTNLDRYELFFPERRQFFLENGDQFANFGYSTIRPFFSRRIGLGGVPIRFGARVSGKLNKDWRLGVLDMQTGAVNETGLPAQNFAALALQRRVFARSNIGVLFVNKQSIGYHEPDVQGVPAGSAPAVSLPVYSQYNRNLGIEYNLASANNLWSGKVLYIRSFNAPPTPGSAEATAAGSGNDNAVYAANLQYFSRQWLIGAQLEAVGQNYTAEAGYVPRRGYERAIGTLGYTFLPTGGPVLSHGPTANSTYFFDPAGRQSDNESVLSYTITFRSKSVFTGWVATDYVRLLQPFDPTNSGRPTLATGTEHRWTAWGTDFDSKPQSLFTYGLATRYGGYYANGTRLNVTADLGYRFQPYVSLAASASYNAIQLPQPWGRTNFWLVGPRFDVTLTNTLYLTTFVQYNEQQQNMNVNARVQWRYKPASDFFLVYTDNYLPGSAQIGQDVPGFLSVKNRALVIKWTYWWNL comes from the coding sequence GTGGATTTATTTTTACGGGTAGTGGTGGCCTGTCTGCTATTGGGGCAAACAGTGGGATTGGCGCAAAAGAAAAACGAAGGCTATCAGCTTCGTATTCAGCGGGCAACATCGCCCATCGTGGTCGATGGTACGGTCGATGAGCCGGTTTGGCAGGGGGCCGATGTCGCAACCAATTTCTGGATGGTGCTGCCCGCCGACACCAGCCGGGCGAACGTCCGGACGGAGGTGCGGATGACCTACGACGACCACGCGGTGTACCTCAGCGCGGTTTGTTTCTACGGTAATGTGCCGGGTCCGTACATCGTGGAATCGCTGCGACGCGACTGGTCATTCGGCAAAAACGATAACTTCATCTTCTTTGTCGACACCTTCGACGATCAGACCAATGGCTTTACGTTTGGGACCAATGCGGCCGGGGCGCAGTGGGATGGCCTGCTCTACGAAGGCGGTAAAGCCAACCTGAGCTGGGATAACAAATGGACGTCGGTGGTGCGCAACTATCCTGATCGCTATGTGCTTGAGATGGCCATTCCCTTCAAGACGCTCCGCTACAAAAAAGGCATCACCCGCTGGGGAATTAACTTCAGTCGGCTTGATCTGAAAACCACCGAAAAATCGTCGTGGACGCCCATTCAGCGGCAGTTTCCCACGGCGTCGCTGGCGCTGACGGGTGTGCTGGTGTGGGATCAGCCGCCACCGCAGCCGGGGCCGAACATCTCGCTGATTCCGTACGCGCTGGGCGGCATGACCCGCGACTACCAAACGACCGCCCCCACGAGCAACCGGTTCAGCGCGGGGCTCGACGCCAAAATTGCGCTGACGTCGTCGCTCAATCTGGACCTGACGGTTAATCCCGATTTCTCACAGGTCGACGTCGATCAGCAGGTGACGAACCTTGACCGGTACGAACTGTTCTTCCCCGAACGGCGACAATTCTTTCTGGAGAACGGTGATCAGTTCGCCAACTTCGGCTATTCAACGATCCGACCATTTTTCAGTCGGCGCATTGGGCTGGGTGGGGTGCCGATCCGGTTTGGGGCGCGGGTAAGTGGTAAGCTCAACAAAGACTGGCGACTGGGCGTGCTGGATATGCAGACCGGAGCTGTGAACGAAACGGGCCTGCCCGCGCAGAATTTTGCCGCGCTGGCTCTGCAACGGCGCGTGTTTGCCCGGTCGAACATCGGGGTGCTGTTCGTCAACAAACAATCCATCGGCTACCACGAGCCGGACGTGCAGGGTGTCCCGGCGGGTTCTGCTCCGGCGGTGAGTCTGCCCGTTTATTCGCAGTACAATCGCAATCTGGGTATTGAGTATAACCTAGCGTCGGCCAATAATCTGTGGTCGGGGAAGGTGCTGTACATTCGTTCGTTCAACGCGCCACCAACACCGGGCAGCGCCGAAGCGACCGCTGCGGGTAGTGGAAATGACAATGCCGTGTATGCGGCTAACCTGCAATATTTCAGTCGGCAGTGGCTGATTGGGGCGCAGCTGGAAGCCGTTGGGCAGAACTACACTGCCGAAGCGGGCTATGTGCCGCGTCGGGGCTACGAACGGGCCATCGGTACGCTCGGTTATACGTTTCTACCAACGGGTGGCCCTGTGCTGAGCCACGGCCCAACGGCCAACTCCACTTATTTCTTCGACCCGGCGGGGCGGCAGAGCGACAACGAAAGTGTGCTGTCGTACACGATTACGTTTCGCAGCAAAAGCGTCTTTACGGGCTGGGTCGCGACCGACTACGTGCGGCTGCTGCAACCCTTCGATCCAACAAATTCCGGCCGCCCGACGCTGGCGACCGGCACCGAACACCGCTGGACGGCCTGGGGCACCGACTTCGATTCCAAGCCGCAGAGCCTGTTTACATATGGCCTGGCGACGCGTTACGGCGGTTATTATGCCAACGGCACGCGCCTGAACGTAACGGCCGACCTGGGCTATCGCTTTCAGCCGTACGTGAGCCTGGCGGCCAGTGCCAGCTACAACGCCATCCAACTGCCGCAGCCGTGGGGTCGAACCAACTTCTGGCTGGTCGGTCCGCGCTTCGACGTGACGTTGACCAACACGCTGTACCTCACCACCTTTGTGCAGTACAACGAGCAACAGCAGAACATGAACGTCAACGCCCGGGTGCAATGGCGGTATAAACCCGCGTCCGATTTCTTCCTTGTCTACACTGACAATTACCTGCCGGGTTCGGCACAGATCGGGCAGGACGTGCCGGGCTTTTTATCGGTAAAAAATCGGGCGCTGGTGATTAAATGGACCTACTGGTGGAACTTATAG